The Triticum aestivum cultivar Chinese Spring chromosome 3A, IWGSC CS RefSeq v2.1, whole genome shotgun sequence genome includes a region encoding these proteins:
- the LOC100136990 gene encoding probable sulfate transporter 3.5 produces the protein MGTASGDDDRHVMHHGGGVNLSARRPFSEALRSGLAETFFPDDPFRGFGALPPKARAWGALKYFVPALEWVPQYGFDKFKFDLLAGITIASLAIPQGISYARLANLPPIIGLYSSFVPPLLYAVFGSSNNLAVGTVAAASLLLASIIEDEVSPEDDPELYLHLFYTAAFFTGIFQTALGVFRLGLIVDFLSRSTITGFMGGTAMIIIMQQLKGLLGMKHFTSKTDIISVVGSIFKYRHEWRWQSAILGVCFILFLFSSKHLKKKMPHLFWVSAIAPFMVVVIGGVFDFLVHGDEHGIPIVGDLKKGVNPISISQLRFNGKHVGVVVKAGLLSGILALAEGIAVGRSLAMIKNEQIDGNKEMIAFGMMNIVGSFTSCYLTTGPFSKSAVNFDAGCKTPMSNVVMSVCILLVLLFLAPLFKYTPLVALSSIIVVAMIGLIKVKEFIRLYRVDKFDFCICMVAFVGVVFFTMVIGLSASVGLSVLRALLYVARPATVKLGNITGTEVFRDVKQYPHAKSVPNILVLQLGSPIYFVNAGYLRERILRWVEDEEHICKGHGQDLQCLVLDLGGVTSIDNTGIGMLGEVHKGLDRKGIMIALANPRLQVTEKLVVSGYIKDTIGEESVFLTITDAIASCRYGLQRFRGKEGGSEV, from the exons ATGGGGACGGCGTCCGGCGACGACGACCGGCACGTGATGCACCATGGCGGCGGCGTGAACCTGTCGGCGCGGCGACCCTTCTCGGAGGCGCTGCGGTCGGGCCTCGCCGAGACCTTCTTCCCCGACGACCCGTTCCGCGGGTTCGGCGCGCTGCCGCCCAAGGCGCGGGCGTGGGGCGCGCTCAAGTACTTCGTGCCGGCGCTGGAGTGGGTGCCCCAGTACGGCTTCGACAAGTTCAAGTTCGACCTCCTCGCCGGCATCACCATCGCCAGCCTCGCCATCCCGCAGGGCATCAGCTACGCGCGCCTCGCCAACCTCCCGCCCATCATCGGCCTCT ATTCGAGCTTCGTGCCGCCGCTGCTGTACGCGGTGTTCGGGAGCTCCAACAACCTGGCGGTGggcacggtggcggcggcgtcgctgCTGCTGGCGTCCATCATCGAGGACGAGGTGTCGCCCGAGGACGACCCGGAGCTCTACCTGCACCTCTTCTACACCGCTGCCTTCTTCACCGGCATCTTCCAGACCGCCCTAGGCGTCTTCAG ATTAGGGCTGATAGTGGATTTCCTGTCGCGGTCGACGATCACGGGGTTCATGGGCGGCACGGCCATGATCATCATAATGCAGCAGCTCAAGGGGCTTCTGGGGATGAAGCACTTCACCTCCAAGACCGACATCATCTCCGTCGTAGGCTCCATCTTCAAATACAGACACGAG TGGAGATGGCAGAGTGCAATTCTCGGCGTATGCTTCATCTTGTTCTTGTTCTCCAGTAAGCATCTG AAAAAGAAAATGCCACATCTATTCTGGGTGTCGGCCATTGCGCCGTTCATGGTTGTCGTCATCGGAGGCGTCTTTGATTTCCTTGTCCACGGAGATGAGCACGGCATCCCAATC GTTGGTGACCTCAAGAAAGGGGTCAATCCCATCTCCATTTCGCAGTTGAGGTTCAACGGCAAGCACGTAGGGGTAGTTGTGAAAGCAGGGCTCTTGTCTGGGATCCTAGCGCTCGCG GAAGGAATAGCCGTGGGACGAAGCTTGGCCATGATCAAGAACGAGCAGATCGACGGTAACAAGGAGATGATCGCGTTCGGCATGATGAACATCGTCGGTTCTTTCACCTCCTGTTACCTCACCACAG GGCCCTTCTCCAAGTCGGCGGTGAACTTCGACGCCGGGTGCAAGACGCCCATGTCCAACGTGGTGATGTCGGTGTGCATATTGCTGGTGCTGCTCTTTCTGGCCCCTCTGTTCAAGTACACCCCGCTGGTGGCCCTCTCTTCCATCATCGTGGTCGCCATGATCGGGCTGATCAAGGTCAAGGAGTTCATCCGCCTCTACAGGGTCGACAAGTTCGACTTCTGCATCTGCATGGTCGCTTTCGTGGGCGTCGTCTTCTTCACCATGGTCATAGGCCTCAGCGCATCA GTCGGCTTGTCTGTGCTCAGGGCACTGCTGTACGTGGCTAGGCCGGCAACCGTCAAGCTCGGAAACATCACGGGGACCGAGGTCTTCCGCGACGTAAAGCAGTACCCGCATGCCAAGAGCGTCCCCAACATTCTCGTCTTGCAGCTGGGCTCTCCCATATATTTCGTCAATGCGGGCTATTTGCGAGAGAG GATTTTGAGATGGGTTGAAGACGAGGAGCACATTTGCAAGGGGCACGGGCAAGACTTGCAATGCCTGGTTCTTGATCTGGGTG GCGTGACCTCAATCGACAACACGGGGATCGGGATGCTAGGAGAAGTTCACAAGGGCCTGGACCGGAAGGGGATCATG ATAGCTCTGGCGAATCCCAGGCTGCAGGTGACGGAGAAGCTGGTGGTGTCGGGGTACATCAAGGACACCATCGGGGAGGAGAGCGTGTTCCTGACCATCACGGACGCCATCGCGTCGTGCCGGTACGGGCTGCAGAGGTTCAGAGGCAAGGAGGGAGGCAGCGAAGTATAG